One segment of Campylobacter hominis ATCC BAA-381 DNA contains the following:
- the dksA gene encoding molecular chaperone DnaK suppressor DksA, with the protein MKKTELKFFRKLLEERKEQIKKNINDSVNEVAELRSNNAADEFDVASMNTDSNLEYSLSSKQRYELEKIELALKKIENGTYGICEMCEDEISIDRLKAKPQARYCITCREIIEKQKK; encoded by the coding sequence GTGAAAAAGACGGAATTAAAATTTTTTCGAAAGCTTCTTGAAGAAAGAAAAGAACAAATAAAGAAAAATATAAACGATTCGGTAAATGAGGTTGCTGAATTACGTTCTAATAATGCTGCCGATGAATTTGATGTAGCAAGTATGAATACAGATTCAAATTTGGAATATTCGCTAAGCTCAAAGCAACGTTATGAATTGGAAAAAATTGAACTTGCCCTAAAAAAAATAGAAAACGGCACTTACGGAATTTGCGAAATGTGCGAAGATGAAATCAGCATAGATCGTCTAAAAGCAAAACCGCAAGCAAGATATTGTATAACATGCAGAGAGATCATAGAAAAACAAAAAAAATAA
- a CDS encoding 23S rRNA (pseudouridine(1915)-N(3))-methyltransferase RlmH: protein MSEIFVNSIQKNKNDFAMQIAEYIKMSQKFAALKDNVFFNQKIAKAQSIGKDEALKSYDEVYFAHKKGYLIALDERGEMIDSLQFAEILSKNSQISFFIGGAYGLSENFKQKMDKIISLTKLTLAHKIAKLMLFEQIFRGLCINAGHPYHK from the coding sequence ATGAGTGAAATTTTCGTAAATTCGATACAAAAAAATAAAAATGATTTCGCAATGCAGATAGCGGAATACATAAAAATGTCACAAAAATTTGCAGCCCTGAAAGATAATGTATTTTTTAATCAAAAAATTGCAAAGGCTCAAAGTATCGGCAAAGACGAAGCATTAAAATCATACGATGAAGTTTATTTCGCTCATAAAAAAGGCTATTTAATTGCACTTGATGAGCGAGGCGAAATGATTGATAGTTTGCAATTTGCTGAAATTTTATCAAAAAACAGTCAAATTTCATTTTTTATCGGCGGCGCATACGGTTTAAGTGAAAATTTTAAGCAAAAAATGGATAAAATAATAAGTTTAACAAAGCTGACTTTGGCTCATAAAATTGCCAAACTTATGCTTTTTGAACAAATTTTTAGAGGACTTTGCATAAACGCGGGCCATCCATATCATAAATAA
- the accD gene encoding acetyl-CoA carboxylase, carboxyltransferase subunit beta — MNLGDIFSKITRKQSTPEEAPSHWIKCPKCGSLMYHKEVESNNRVCPKCGHHMRLSAKERINLLADTETFEEFDKNLSPLDPIKFVDKKSYKKRVSESSEKTGGNSAVISGECEINGIKVQLCVFDFAFMGGSMGSVEGEKIVRSAKRALEKNQPLIIISASGGARMQESTFSLMQMSKTSAAIKILSEAKIPFISVLSDPTMGGVSASFAWLGDLIIAEPGALIGFAGQRVIKQTIGADLPENFQTSEFLLEHGLIDAIVERNEMKKYISDMITFFTHNNQIEVAEIDDEQNTNE, encoded by the coding sequence ATGAATCTTGGAGATATTTTTTCAAAAATTACTCGCAAACAAAGTACGCCGGAGGAAGCACCGTCGCATTGGATAAAATGTCCTAAATGCGGCTCTTTGATGTATCATAAGGAAGTGGAAAGCAACAACCGCGTATGCCCGAAATGCGGACATCATATGCGTTTATCAGCAAAAGAGAGAATAAATTTATTAGCAGATACCGAAACTTTTGAAGAATTTGATAAAAATTTATCGCCGCTTGACCCGATAAAATTTGTCGATAAAAAATCATATAAAAAAAGAGTCAGTGAAAGCAGTGAAAAAACAGGCGGTAATAGCGCTGTCATTAGTGGTGAGTGCGAAATAAACGGTATAAAAGTTCAACTTTGTGTTTTTGATTTCGCTTTTATGGGCGGAAGCATGGGCTCTGTTGAAGGTGAAAAAATCGTGCGCTCAGCCAAAAGAGCATTGGAAAAAAATCAACCTCTTATAATAATAAGCGCAAGTGGAGGTGCCAGAATGCAAGAAAGCACTTTTTCACTTATGCAGATGAGTAAAACATCAGCTGCAATTAAAATTTTAAGTGAAGCAAAAATTCCTTTTATTTCAGTTTTAAGCGATCCTACAATGGGTGGAGTAAGCGCTTCTTTTGCATGGCTTGGAGATCTTATTATAGCAGAACCGGGAGCTCTTATAGGATTTGCAGGACAAAGAGTTATAAAACAAACAATAGGCGCAGATTTACCTGAAAACTTTCAAACAAGCGAGTTTTTACTTGAACACGGTTTAATTGATGCAATTGTGGAACGAAATGAAATGAAAAAATATATCAGCGATATGATTACATTTTTCACTCACAACAATCAAATAGAAGTTGCCGAAATAGACGATGAGCAAAATACAAATGAGTGA
- a CDS encoding TRAP transporter permease yields the protein MEKAKKDEQVLEVKSREFDSPILFWITTIVCFSWAVFQLYIAYFPLNTTIARSIHLAFALGIIFLLFPLKIHKSANSFIPWYDWILVIIGVLATLYPFIEFYDLANRPGDYLVRDIVVSLIAIFILFEAGRRMMGPALGIIAFIFLLYCYFGQYMPDIIAHQGASLSKLAGHMFLTTEGIFGVPLGVSVSFIYLFVLFGSLLERAGAGQYFINVAFSLLGRFRGGPAKASVIASGLTGMVSGSSTANVVTVGTFTIPLMKKAGLTSVKAGAVEVAAGVNGQLMPPIMGAAAFIIAEFLGMSYTNIMIAAVIPAFACYASLFFIVHLESCKLGLKSSPKSEISKFKIILSGIHYIIPILVLLYILLIAKESPISAAFYAINTIFIIMIIQDPLKKFIIHEKITKADFLRGFSDIFWAMVAASKNMVTVAVATALAGLIIGSISLTGIGQVLADVVEKLAGNNILLILVLTAVMSLILGMGLPTTANYIVVSSLVAPVILMLAGKNDFIIPAIAVHLFVFYFGILADDTPPVGIAAYAAAGIAKANPVTVGLQGFFYDLRTTILPFAFFFNNKLLLIESVGNPYDPLTIVWISDPLTILLIFSMALIGIFAFSSALQGWLVTRCNVIERILMLIITPLCLVPNICVKYFDFINDECTSYIIGTTIFAIIFAKQWIISSKNPSLRSGTPKAI from the coding sequence ATGGAAAAAGCAAAAAAAGACGAGCAAGTTTTAGAAGTAAAAAGTCGTGAATTTGATTCACCAATTCTATTTTGGATAACGACTATCGTTTGTTTTTCATGGGCGGTTTTTCAGCTTTATATAGCTTATTTCCCTTTAAATACAACAATAGCACGTTCAATTCATTTAGCTTTTGCACTCGGAATTATTTTTTTACTTTTTCCGCTTAAAATTCACAAAAGCGCCAATTCGTTTATTCCATGGTATGATTGGATACTGGTTATTATAGGAGTTTTGGCTACGCTTTATCCTTTTATAGAATTTTATGATCTGGCAAATAGACCTGGAGACTATCTTGTTAGAGATATAGTAGTATCGTTAATTGCGATTTTTATTCTTTTTGAAGCCGGTAGAAGAATGATGGGGCCTGCACTTGGAATAATCGCATTTATATTTTTATTATATTGCTATTTTGGACAATATATGCCTGATATTATTGCTCACCAAGGAGCAAGTTTAAGCAAACTGGCAGGTCATATGTTTCTTACAACAGAGGGTATTTTCGGCGTCCCTTTAGGTGTTAGTGTAAGTTTTATATATTTATTCGTACTTTTCGGTTCACTTTTGGAAAGAGCCGGAGCAGGACAATACTTTATAAATGTTGCTTTTTCGCTTTTAGGAAGATTTCGCGGCGGTCCGGCAAAAGCTTCCGTAATCGCTAGCGGATTAACAGGAATGGTAAGCGGAAGTTCTACTGCAAACGTGGTAACTGTAGGAACTTTTACGATTCCGCTTATGAAAAAAGCAGGACTTACCAGCGTAAAAGCCGGCGCTGTGGAAGTTGCAGCAGGAGTAAATGGACAACTTATGCCGCCAATTATGGGAGCGGCAGCTTTTATAATCGCCGAATTTTTAGGAATGAGTTACACAAATATAATGATAGCAGCGGTTATTCCTGCTTTTGCGTGTTATGCAAGTCTATTTTTTATTGTACATTTAGAAAGTTGTAAATTAGGCTTAAAAAGCAGTCCTAAAAGTGAAATTTCAAAATTTAAAATTATTTTGAGCGGAATTCATTACATAATACCGATTCTGGTTTTGCTTTATATATTGTTAATCGCTAAAGAATCACCGATTTCTGCAGCATTTTATGCTATTAACACTATTTTTATAATTATGATAATTCAAGATCCGTTAAAAAAATTCATCATTCACGAAAAAATTACAAAAGCCGATTTTTTGCGAGGTTTTAGCGATATTTTTTGGGCTATGGTAGCAGCTTCTAAAAATATGGTCACAGTAGCTGTTGCAACAGCACTTGCAGGACTTATAATAGGTTCAATTTCATTAACAGGAATTGGTCAAGTTCTAGCCGATGTAGTAGAAAAGCTTGCAGGAAACAACATTTTATTGATTTTAGTTTTAACAGCTGTAATGAGCCTGATTTTAGGAATGGGGCTTCCAACAACAGCAAATTATATAGTAGTTTCAAGTTTGGTGGCACCGGTTATTTTAATGCTTGCAGGCAAAAATGATTTTATAATTCCTGCAATTGCCGTGCATTTATTTGTATTTTATTTTGGAATTTTAGCCGATGACACGCCGCCTGTTGGAATTGCGGCATACGCAGCAGCCGGAATTGCAAAAGCAAATCCTGTTACGGTCGGACTTCAAGGATTTTTTTATGATTTACGAACTACGATTTTACCATTTGCATTTTTCTTCAACAACAAATTGCTTTTAATCGAATCAGTAGGCAATCCGTATGATCCTTTGACAATCGTTTGGATAAGCGATCCTTTAACTATTTTACTTATTTTTTCAATGGCATTGATTGGAATTTTTGCATTTTCAAGCGCGCTGCAAGGTTGGCTTGTAACACGTTGCAATGTAATTGAACGTATTTTAATGCTTATAATCACACCTCTTTGCTTAGTTCCAAATATATGTGTAAAATATTTTGATTTTATAAACGATGAATGCACATCATACATTATAGGAACGACAATTTTTGCAATAATCTTTGCAAAACAATGGATAATCAGTTCAAAAAATCCGTCACTTAGAAGCGGAACACCAAAAGCGATATAA
- a CDS encoding TAXI family TRAP transporter solute-binding subunit produces the protein MKKISAIIASLLIASTSLVAKEFISIGTGGMTGTYYPVGGAICRLVNKNANMKCSVQSTGASVYNVNNVLKGELNFGFVQSDVVYDKYNGTGKFEGAGDKDLRAVISIYPEMLAFVVSKESGIKSYNDLSGKKINVGNPGSGNEVTGLIVFDAYKFNVENLAHRGVLTAQECPMALKDKKIDGYFYVVGHPTANITDASNSIPIDLIGIEDAQINELLKKYPYFSKGVIPANLYKGVDHDTQTIGVKAVLVATKNQSDSSVRAVVKAILDNFDEYKKLHPALKLVTKESLVEGLSAPLHPAAEAVFKEEGILK, from the coding sequence ATGAAAAAAATTTCAGCAATTATTGCCAGTTTGCTTATAGCAAGCACTTCTCTTGTAGCAAAAGAGTTTATTTCTATCGGCACAGGCGGTATGACAGGAACTTATTATCCGGTTGGTGGTGCAATTTGTCGTTTGGTAAATAAAAACGCAAACATGAAATGCTCGGTTCAATCGACAGGAGCTAGCGTATATAACGTAAATAACGTCTTAAAAGGCGAACTTAATTTCGGCTTCGTACAAAGCGACGTAGTATATGATAAATACAACGGAACAGGAAAATTTGAAGGCGCCGGAGATAAAGATTTACGCGCCGTTATTTCAATTTACCCTGAAATGCTTGCTTTTGTAGTTTCAAAAGAAAGCGGCATAAAATCTTACAATGACTTAAGCGGCAAAAAAATCAATGTCGGAAATCCAGGAAGTGGAAATGAAGTCACAGGTTTAATAGTTTTCGACGCTTATAAATTTAATGTTGAAAATTTGGCTCATAGAGGTGTATTAACCGCTCAAGAGTGTCCAATGGCTTTAAAAGATAAAAAAATTGACGGATATTTTTATGTTGTAGGTCATCCAACAGCAAATATTACAGATGCTTCAAATTCGATACCGATTGATTTAATAGGAATTGAAGACGCGCAAATTAACGAACTTTTAAAGAAATATCCTTATTTTTCAAAAGGCGTAATACCTGCAAATCTTTACAAAGGCGTAGATCACGATACTCAAACAATCGGTGTAAAAGCTGTTTTAGTAGCAACAAAAAATCAAAGCGACAGTTCAGTTAGAGCCGTAGTTAAGGCTATTTTAGATAATTTTGACGAATACAAAAAACTTCATCCGGCATTAAAATTAGTTACAAAAGAATCTCTTGTAGAAGGACTTTCAGCGCCACTTCATCCGGCTGCCGAAGCTGTTTTTAAAGAAGAAGGAATTTTAAAATAG
- a CDS encoding energy-coupling factor ABC transporter ATP-binding protein translates to MSCSVSLKNVTAKIGERTLFENLNLSIGHKEKIAIIGANGVGKTTLLEIIAGLNANFDGDIELFHENVNDPKIYSKYRRLVGFLFQNSDEQFICPNVFDDIAFGLLASGVSQSEAKKRAEFMLNELEISHLKDKIVYNLSGGEKKLVALAGVLVMEPKILLFDEPTGGLDENMQKRLTKILQKLEKSIIIVSHDRAFLECVVTKFYTLTPNGLIS, encoded by the coding sequence ATGAGTTGTTCTGTGAGTCTTAAAAACGTAACTGCAAAAATAGGTGAACGGACATTGTTTGAAAATTTAAATTTAAGTATAGGACATAAAGAAAAAATCGCAATTATCGGCGCAAACGGCGTAGGAAAAACTACTTTACTGGAAATCATAGCAGGACTTAACGCGAATTTTGACGGCGATATCGAGCTTTTTCACGAAAATGTAAATGATCCTAAAATTTACAGCAAATACAGGCGCTTAGTCGGCTTTTTATTTCAAAACAGCGACGAGCAATTTATCTGCCCTAACGTATTTGATGATATTGCGTTCGGTCTGCTTGCAAGCGGCGTAAGTCAAAGCGAGGCAAAAAAGCGTGCAGAATTTATGCTGAATGAACTTGAAATTTCGCATTTAAAGGATAAAATCGTATATAATTTAAGCGGCGGCGAAAAAAAGCTGGTTGCGCTTGCAGGAGTTTTGGTAATGGAGCCGAAAATTTTGCTGTTTGATGAACCTACCGGCGGACTTGATGAAAATATGCAAAAAAGGCTCACAAAAATTTTACAAAAACTTGAAAAAAGTATAATCATAGTTTCGCATGACCGCGCATTTTTGGAGTGCGTAGTTACTAAATTCTACACACTTACACCAAACGGTCTTATATCTTAA
- a CDS encoding energy-coupling factor transporter transmembrane component T, producing the protein MISPKLAFIATIFYSFFIALQSEIYATFFAPVIFVSLINYKLIAKIAVKILFLNIFIALIALSFWYFGQTKMAILVALRANLIIFFTLLLFYKFNIFEICSGIAEIKFCAKFAFLLFFSVKFIDALKKEFKRILKTLKARSFIAKTDIFSLKTYANIVGILFICAINRSENLQKALIVRNFNGNFKIIGSAQKINFAEILLLITIICVFIKKGQIL; encoded by the coding sequence ATGATAAGCCCAAAATTAGCTTTTATCGCAACGATTTTTTACTCATTTTTCATAGCGCTTCAAAGCGAAATTTACGCCACGTTCTTTGCGCCTGTGATTTTTGTTTCTTTGATAAATTATAAACTGATTGCAAAAATTGCCGTTAAAATTTTATTTTTAAATATCTTTATAGCGTTAATAGCACTTAGTTTTTGGTATTTCGGACAAACAAAAATGGCGATTTTGGTTGCGCTTAGGGCAAATTTAATTATATTTTTTACTCTTTTACTGTTTTATAAATTTAATATTTTTGAAATTTGTTCCGGTATCGCGGAGATAAAATTTTGCGCTAAATTCGCATTTTTACTATTTTTCAGTGTAAAATTTATAGACGCTTTAAAAAAAGAATTCAAAAGAATTTTAAAAACTCTTAAAGCACGCTCATTTATCGCTAAAACCGATATTTTCTCACTTAAAACTTATGCAAATATCGTTGGAATTTTATTTATTTGCGCTATAAACCGCAGCGAAAATTTACAAAAAGCGCTGATTGTGCGAAATTTTAACGGAAATTTCAAAATCATTGGCAGCGCGCAAAAAATAAATTTTGCTGAAATTTTGCTTTTAATCACTATAATTTGTGTGTTTATAAAGAAAGGTCAAATTTTATGA
- the cbiM gene encoding cobalt transporter CbiM has product MHISEGVLRPEIIIPAWAVTGVAVSVLLYKLKSDEISKVAAFSAIFFVASFIHFPLFGVTSVHLILSGLIGIMLGTNAFLAIFVGLFFQGLVFGFGGLSSLGVNTLIMGFPAIFMKFIAFKISPPKVGFFLAGFLAILISAFLLALTLFLNGEELKALAFAVFAMNIPLAVIEGFITLFAVSFILKIKPGVLK; this is encoded by the coding sequence ATGCATATCAGTGAAGGCGTTTTAAGACCTGAAATTATTATCCCGGCTTGGGCTGTAACAGGTGTGGCGGTGAGCGTTTTATTATACAAATTAAAATCAGACGAAATTTCAAAAGTAGCGGCATTTTCAGCGATTTTTTTCGTAGCTAGTTTCATACATTTTCCACTTTTCGGCGTAACGTCGGTGCATCTGATTTTAAGCGGACTTATAGGAATTATGCTGGGGACAAATGCCTTTTTGGCGATATTTGTAGGACTATTTTTTCAAGGGCTTGTTTTTGGATTCGGCGGACTTAGTTCACTTGGCGTAAATACACTTATAATGGGATTTCCGGCAATTTTTATGAAGTTTATAGCTTTTAAAATTTCGCCACCGAAAGTAGGCTTTTTCTTAGCCGGATTTTTAGCTATTTTGATATCGGCATTTTTACTTGCTCTTACACTTTTTTTAAACGGAGAAGAACTTAAAGCGCTTGCATTTGCCGTATTTGCGATGAATATTCCATTAGCAGTAATTGAAGGATTTATCACACTTTTTGCAGTCAGTTTTATACTAAAAATAAAACCCGGAGTTTTAAAATGA
- a CDS encoding DUF4198 domain-containing protein, with amino-acid sequence MKFKFFLACVCSLVFASALNAHFQMVLPSSSSVSDEANANLKITYKFNHPFEQNLMSMSDGAKFGVFFDGKKSDIKADKKSENNFTFYEANYIINEPGVYQFFVEPAPYFEPAENTFIKHITKTVVNAFGGGEGWNKPIGLKAEIVPLTRPYGLYKGNNFSAKVLYKGKPAKNIPVEVEYYNKNGLKAPTDDHVTQEVMTNENGEFSFTMPLTGWWGFAALIEDDETIKKDGKDYPIELGGVIWIETKDYIK; translated from the coding sequence ATGAAATTTAAATTTTTCTTAGCGTGTGTATGTTCTTTAGTTTTTGCAAGTGCCTTAAATGCGCATTTTCAAATGGTTTTACCAAGCAGTTCAAGTGTAAGCGATGAAGCAAATGCAAACTTGAAAATAACATATAAATTTAATCATCCTTTTGAACAAAATTTAATGAGTATGAGCGATGGTGCAAAATTCGGCGTATTTTTTGACGGCAAAAAAAGTGACATAAAAGCCGATAAAAAAAGTGAAAATAATTTTACTTTTTATGAAGCAAATTATATTATAAACGAACCTGGCGTATATCAATTTTTTGTTGAGCCTGCACCTTATTTTGAACCTGCGGAAAATACTTTTATAAAACATATCACAAAAACAGTTGTAAATGCGTTCGGCGGTGGCGAAGGCTGGAATAAACCAATCGGCTTAAAAGCTGAAATTGTGCCGCTAACTCGCCCATACGGACTTTATAAAGGCAATAATTTCAGCGCGAAAGTTCTTTATAAAGGAAAACCTGCTAAAAATATTCCGGTAGAAGTCGAATACTATAACAAAAACGGCTTAAAAGCTCCTACTGACGACCACGTAACGCAAGAAGTTATGACAAATGAAAACGGTGAGTTCAGTTTTACAATGCCGCTTACAGGCTGGTGGGGTTTTGCCGCACTTATTGAAGACGATGAAACAATCAAAAAAGACGGAAAAGATTATCCTATCGAACTTGGCGGAGTTATTTGGATAGAAACGAAAGATTATATAAAATAA
- the luxS gene encoding S-ribosylhomocysteine lyase encodes MPLLDSFKVDHTKMKAPGVRLAKVMQTPKGDNISVFDLRFCRPNHEIMSEKGTHTLEHLFAGFMREHLNSKDVEIIDISPMGCRTGFYMSLIGRPSETEVIKAFENSMKDVLKVTSQDDIPELNKFQCGSYKMHSLSEAKEIAQNVLNKGICIIKNDEIKLENF; translated from the coding sequence ATGCCTCTTTTAGATAGTTTTAAAGTAGATCATACAAAGATGAAAGCTCCAGGGGTTCGTCTTGCAAAAGTTATGCAAACTCCAAAAGGTGATAATATAAGTGTTTTTGATTTAAGATTTTGCCGCCCAAATCACGAAATTATGAGCGAAAAAGGCACACACACGTTAGAACATCTTTTTGCAGGTTTTATGCGCGAACATTTAAACAGCAAAGATGTCGAAATAATCGATATTTCGCCTATGGGTTGCCGTACAGGATTTTATATGAGTTTAATCGGAAGACCTAGCGAAACGGAAGTTATAAAAGCATTTGAAAATTCTATGAAAGATGTTTTAAAAGTTACATCACAGGACGATATACCTGAACTTAATAAATTTCAATGCGGAAGCTATAAAATGCACAGTTTAAGCGAAGCAAAAGAAATTGCGCAAAATGTTTTAAATAAAGGCATTTGCATAATTAAAAACGATGAAATAAAGCTTGAAAATTTTTAA